A window from Pokkaliibacter sp. MBI-7 encodes these proteins:
- a CDS encoding pyridoxamine 5'-phosphate oxidase family protein, protein MSLSPRTRLRRLPKRSVEEREQAYAIIDECLICHVAGFNGEHATVLPTAHWRMGDYVYLHGHGKNGLLRQLLDGQDASLCFTLIDGLVLAKSAFHHSMNYRSVVMFGKAEEVTGAHKAESMDAFVDKVSPGRAAQARPGNDIELKATLVLRIPISDWSCKVRVGPSSDDAEDLPLPVWSGVIPLSLQAGAPLPDYADGPLPVLPAGITVTKEGA, encoded by the coding sequence ATGTCACTCAGCCCCCGTACCCGCCTGCGGCGCCTGCCCAAGCGTTCTGTTGAAGAGCGTGAGCAGGCCTACGCCATTATCGACGAATGTCTGATCTGCCACGTGGCCGGTTTCAATGGTGAGCACGCCACGGTGCTGCCGACGGCACACTGGCGCATGGGGGATTACGTCTATCTGCACGGCCATGGCAAAAACGGCCTGCTGCGACAGCTGCTGGACGGGCAGGACGCCAGTCTGTGCTTCACCCTGATCGACGGTCTGGTGCTGGCCAAGTCAGCCTTTCACCATTCGATGAACTATCGCTCGGTGGTGATGTTCGGCAAGGCTGAAGAGGTAACCGGCGCGCACAAGGCGGAAAGCATGGATGCCTTTGTCGACAAGGTTTCCCCCGGCCGGGCCGCCCAGGCCCGCCCCGGGAACGACATTGAGCTGAAGGCGACGCTGGTGCTGCGTATTCCGATCAGCGACTGGTCGTGCAAAGTGCGGGTCGGCCCTTCGTCGGACGATGCAGAAGATCTGCCGTTGCCGGTGTGGAGCGGGGTGATTCCGCTGTCACTGCAGGCCGGTGCGCCGTTACCTGATTATGCCGATGGTCCGCTGCCGGTACTGCCAGCCGGAATCACTGTTACGAAGGAGGGTGCATGA
- a CDS encoding GNAT family N-acetyltransferase: MLQVELATAQDIPAMCALLTQLFSQEAEFQPDWQAQSRGLQRIIDDPGCGLILVLRQMQTAQVVGMVNLLFTVSTALGERVALLEDMIIDQHHRQSGAGAQLLQAGIERAREQGCRRITLLTDEDNLRAQQFYGRQGFTVSTMKPMRLML, translated from the coding sequence ATGTTACAGGTAGAGCTGGCGACGGCTCAGGACATTCCCGCGATGTGCGCATTGCTGACCCAGCTGTTCAGTCAGGAGGCCGAGTTTCAGCCCGACTGGCAGGCGCAGAGCCGTGGACTGCAGCGGATTATCGATGACCCCGGCTGCGGGCTGATACTGGTGCTGCGCCAGATGCAGACGGCGCAGGTGGTCGGCATGGTCAACCTGCTGTTCACCGTCAGTACCGCGCTGGGTGAGCGGGTAGCCCTGCTGGAAGACATGATCATCGATCAGCATCATCGCCAGTCCGGGGCGGGTGCGCAGTTGCTGCAGGCCGGCATTGAACGGGCGCGGGAGCAGGGCTGCCGGCGGATCACCCTGCTGACCGATGAAGACAACCTCCGGGCGCAACAGTTCTACGGTCGTCAGGGCTTTACCGTCTCCACCATGAAGCCGATGCGGCTGATGCTGTAG
- a CDS encoding AMP nucleosidase — translation MADIFPSIESPDPIGFESFRDAASAVARLEQIYDRNTAWLRQRFDAVVSGQIPDGRLRACYPMIRFVSTSHTAIDSRLAYGYVPGPGIYTSTISRPSLYRSYLKEQLSLLIHNHDTEVEIGESDVPIALHFAFDETAYVDGEAVENLPKALRDIFDVPDLAIMDDAIVNGTIELHPGAPMPLAPFTGPRVDYSLYRLQHYTATRPQHFQNYVLFTNYAFYVDEFAAKARQMMADGNSDYEAFIEPGNLITRSGDSTPSEGSAPARQPQMPAYHLVRKDNSGITLVNIGVGPSNAKTITDHIAVLRPHAWLMLGHCAGLRNTQKLGDYVLAHGYVREDHVLDADLPTWVPIPPLAEVQVALEQAVEDITGLDGWDLKKIMRTGTVATIDNRNWELRDHREPVERFSQSRAIALDMESATIAANGFRFRVPYGTLLCVSDKPLHGELKLPGMASDFYRRQVSQHLEIGMLAMEKLRAMPPERLHSRKLRSFVETAFQ, via the coding sequence ATGGCAGACATCTTCCCCAGCATCGAAAGCCCCGATCCCATCGGCTTTGAGTCCTTCCGGGATGCCGCCAGCGCCGTTGCCCGTCTGGAACAGATCTACGACCGCAACACCGCCTGGCTGCGCCAGCGCTTTGACGCAGTCGTCAGCGGCCAGATACCTGATGGCCGGCTGCGCGCCTGCTATCCCATGATCCGCTTCGTCAGCACCAGCCACACTGCCATCGACTCCCGTCTGGCCTACGGTTACGTCCCCGGCCCCGGCATTTATACCAGCACCATCTCCCGCCCGTCGCTGTACCGCAGCTATCTGAAGGAACAGCTGTCCCTGCTGATTCACAACCACGACACTGAAGTGGAAATCGGTGAAAGCGATGTGCCCATCGCGCTGCATTTCGCTTTTGATGAGACCGCCTACGTGGACGGCGAAGCGGTGGAAAACCTGCCCAAGGCCCTGCGTGACATCTTTGACGTGCCTGATCTGGCCATCATGGACGATGCCATCGTCAACGGCACGATAGAGCTGCACCCCGGTGCACCGATGCCGCTGGCCCCCTTTACCGGCCCGCGGGTGGACTACTCGCTGTACCGCCTGCAGCACTACACCGCCACCCGCCCACAGCACTTCCAGAACTACGTGCTGTTCACCAACTACGCCTTCTATGTCGATGAGTTTGCAGCCAAGGCGCGACAGATGATGGCCGATGGCAACAGCGACTATGAGGCGTTTATCGAACCGGGCAATCTGATTACCCGCTCCGGCGACAGCACCCCCAGCGAGGGCAGCGCCCCCGCCCGTCAGCCCCAGATGCCGGCCTACCATCTGGTGCGCAAGGACAACTCCGGCATTACGCTGGTCAATATCGGTGTCGGCCCGTCCAACGCCAAAACCATCACTGACCACATTGCTGTGCTGCGCCCTCACGCCTGGCTGATGCTCGGCCACTGCGCCGGTCTGCGTAATACTCAGAAGCTGGGCGACTACGTGCTGGCCCACGGTTATGTGCGCGAAGATCACGTACTGGATGCCGACCTGCCGACCTGGGTGCCGATCCCGCCACTGGCGGAAGTGCAGGTAGCGCTGGAGCAGGCGGTGGAAGACATCACCGGGCTGGATGGCTGGGATCTGAAAAAGATCATGCGCACCGGCACCGTCGCCACCATCGATAACCGTAACTGGGAACTGCGTGATCACCGTGAGCCGGTGGAGCGCTTCTCCCAGTCACGCGCCATCGCACTGGACATGGAGTCAGCCACCATTGCCGCCAATGGCTTCCGCTTCCGTGTGCCTTACGGCACGCTGCTGTGCGTATCTGACAAGCCACTGCACGGCGAGCTGAAACTGCCCGGGATGGCCAGCGACTTCTATCGTCGTCAGGTCAGCCAGCATCTGGAAATCGGCATGCTGGCCATGGAGAAACTGCGCGCCATGCCGCCGGAACGGCTGCACTCCCGCAAACTGCGCAGCTTTGTCGAGACGGCGTTCCAGTAA
- a CDS encoding GNAT family N-acetyltransferase, whose translation MMSFTVTLWQPEAADEPRLAALFNVFQVLRPHLDLHEFSQRVCRQAAEGYRIAYIEEGGQVLAVAGFRVVHFLAWGRVLYLDDLVTDPGQKRRGLAGALLDWLKQHAAAEGCTELHLDSGYQRHDAHRLYLNQGMVMNCHHFAVPVKA comes from the coding sequence ATGATGAGCTTTACCGTTACCCTGTGGCAGCCCGAAGCGGCTGATGAGCCGCGGCTGGCCGCGCTGTTTAACGTCTTTCAGGTGCTGCGTCCGCATCTGGATCTGCATGAATTCAGCCAGCGTGTCTGTCGTCAGGCGGCTGAAGGCTATCGCATCGCCTATATTGAGGAAGGCGGACAGGTACTGGCGGTTGCCGGGTTCCGGGTCGTGCACTTTCTGGCCTGGGGCCGGGTGCTCTATCTGGATGATCTGGTCACCGACCCGGGCCAGAAGCGCCGTGGTCTGGCAGGTGCGCTGCTGGACTGGCTGAAGCAACATGCGGCGGCAGAGGGCTGCACCGAGCTGCATCTCGACAGCGGCTACCAGCGCCACGATGCCCATCGTCTGTATCTGAATCAGGGCATGGTGATGAACTGTCATCACTTTGCTGTGCCGGTCAAAGCCTGA
- a CDS encoding FMN-binding negative transcriptional regulator, with protein MYLPKHFDQSDPQPLQQVMQDFPLATLITLGPQGLLANPLPLLWLPAEEGGGRLQGHVARANPLWQDSDLSVEALAVFSAGDAYISPNWYPGKLQHGKAVPTWNYVTVQARGPLRIIDDRDWLRDLVGRLTDQHEQGRQTPWQVSDAPADYIDAMLRAIVGIEIEVRELTGKWKVSQNQQAANRQGVIDALQQQGDAGSMYMAEQVQAASA; from the coding sequence ATGTACCTACCCAAGCATTTTGACCAGTCCGACCCCCAGCCACTGCAGCAGGTCATGCAGGATTTCCCGCTGGCGACCCTGATCACCCTTGGTCCGCAGGGCTTGCTGGCCAACCCGCTGCCGTTGTTGTGGCTGCCTGCCGAAGAGGGGGGCGGGCGTCTGCAGGGGCATGTGGCGCGGGCTAACCCGCTGTGGCAGGACAGTGATCTGAGCGTCGAGGCGCTGGCGGTGTTCAGTGCCGGTGATGCTTACATCTCACCCAACTGGTACCCCGGCAAGCTGCAGCATGGCAAAGCCGTGCCGACCTGGAACTATGTGACGGTACAGGCCCGCGGCCCGCTGCGCATCATCGATGATCGTGACTGGCTGCGGGATCTGGTTGGCCGTCTGACAGATCAGCATGAGCAGGGGCGGCAGACACCCTGGCAGGTCAGTGATGCCCCGGCGGACTATATTGATGCCATGCTCAGGGCCATCGTCGGTATCGAGATTGAGGTGCGCGAGCTGACCGGCAAGTGGAAAGTCAGCCAGAATCAGCAGGCTGCCAACCGTCAGGGCGTGATTGATGCTCTGCAGCAGCAGGGCGATGCGGGTAGCATGTACATGGCGGAGCAGGTGCAGGCGGCCAGCGCCTGA
- a CDS encoding DMT family transporter — protein MATPIPPAIRQPLDRTAVSVMVVLCTIWASQTIMIKLASPDMGNVAQVGIRSVGATLLLWCYALWSGDRLWQKDGSLRPGLLAGFLFAMEFVCVTFGLMLTSATHVAVFLYTAPLFSALGLHFLVPGEQLSRRQWVGMGLAFAGLALAMSDGFLAQQGIDWRMFAGDLIGLAGGAFWGVTTVAIRASALSEVSPVKTLMYELGFTGVLLTPMAWLLGEFDSFHFTLTSSLSLAYQTTILCSASYLGWLILLRRYLATRLAVFSFLTPIIAAVFGWLILGDAISHSFIGGGVLVMLGIMVVNRR, from the coding sequence ATGGCCACGCCGATTCCTCCCGCCATTCGTCAGCCCCTTGATCGCACCGCCGTCAGTGTCATGGTGGTGCTCTGCACCATCTGGGCTTCCCAGACCATCATGATCAAGCTGGCCTCACCGGATATGGGCAATGTGGCGCAGGTGGGGATTCGCTCCGTCGGTGCCACCCTGCTGCTGTGGTGCTATGCACTGTGGTCAGGTGACCGGCTGTGGCAGAAGGATGGCAGCCTGCGCCCCGGTCTGCTGGCGGGCTTTCTGTTTGCCATGGAGTTTGTCTGCGTCACCTTTGGCCTGATGCTGACCTCCGCCACCCATGTGGCGGTGTTTCTCTATACGGCACCCTTATTCTCCGCACTGGGGCTGCATTTTCTGGTGCCCGGTGAGCAGCTCAGCCGTCGTCAGTGGGTGGGCATGGGGCTGGCGTTCGCCGGTCTGGCGCTGGCCATGTCCGATGGCTTTCTGGCCCAGCAGGGCATTGACTGGCGGATGTTTGCCGGGGATCTGATCGGGCTGGCGGGTGGTGCGTTCTGGGGAGTCACTACGGTGGCGATCCGCGCCTCTGCCCTGTCGGAGGTGTCGCCGGTGAAGACGCTGATGTACGAGCTGGGGTTCACCGGTGTCCTGCTGACACCCATGGCCTGGCTGCTGGGCGAGTTCGACAGCTTCCACTTCACCCTGACTTCCAGCCTCAGTCTGGCCTATCAGACCACCATCCTGTGTTCGGCCAGCTATCTGGGCTGGCTGATCCTGCTGCGACGTTATCTGGCCACGCGGCTGGCGGTGTTCTCGTTTCTCACGCCGATCATCGCGGCGGTATTCGGCTGGCTGATTCTGGGCGATGCCATTTCCCATTCCTTTATCGGCGGCGGGGTGCTGGTGATGCTGGGTATCATGGTGGTGAACCGGCGTTAG
- a CDS encoding ATP-binding protein, with amino-acid sequence MLSYLRLQSVGPMDSLDAQFASRLNLITGDNGLGKSFILDIAWWALSRTWIDQPARPQPKLADKAEIAFAFDGIAKKKMTSSRFDRLNEVWKTPAGRPANPGLVLYATVDGGFAVWDPARNYWRNKENDGESGGRERPPAYIFSAEQVWNGLSSNGRPLCNGLIADWAGWQKEKGEHFAQLQRALTKLSPSEEEQLQPGELTRISLDDARDMPTLRMPYGQDVPVLFASAGMKRMLALAYLLVWSWQEHLRATTLIGQEPARQIIFLIDEIEGHLHPRWQRRVFHAVLEVVQALRQSNEVKVQILAATHSPLILTSLEPLFEESRDKLFELTLTSTESTSQVIWQQVPWRKHGEVGNWLTSDVFGLQSARSLEAEQVINEVASLMSMPEQQVSPQQVKKLQQQLQRVLSDTDPLWLRWRFACEQRGWL; translated from the coding sequence ATGCTCAGCTATCTTCGCTTACAGTCCGTGGGGCCGATGGACTCACTGGATGCCCAGTTTGCTTCCCGTTTGAACCTGATTACGGGAGACAACGGTTTGGGCAAGAGCTTTATTCTGGATATTGCCTGGTGGGCACTGTCCCGCACCTGGATTGACCAGCCAGCCCGTCCTCAACCTAAGCTGGCGGATAAGGCCGAAATTGCCTTTGCCTTTGATGGCATCGCCAAGAAAAAAATGACCAGCAGCCGCTTTGACCGGCTCAATGAGGTGTGGAAGACGCCTGCCGGACGCCCCGCCAATCCGGGTTTGGTGCTTTATGCCACGGTCGATGGTGGCTTTGCCGTATGGGATCCGGCACGCAATTACTGGCGCAATAAAGAAAATGATGGCGAGTCGGGAGGGCGTGAGAGGCCGCCTGCCTATATCTTTTCTGCCGAGCAGGTATGGAATGGACTCAGCAGTAATGGCCGCCCGTTGTGTAATGGACTGATTGCAGACTGGGCGGGGTGGCAGAAGGAGAAAGGCGAGCATTTCGCCCAGTTGCAACGCGCTCTGACCAAACTGTCTCCCTCTGAAGAGGAGCAGCTGCAGCCAGGCGAGTTGACGCGCATCAGCCTGGATGATGCGCGTGATATGCCGACGCTGCGTATGCCTTATGGCCAGGACGTGCCGGTACTTTTTGCTTCAGCTGGGATGAAGCGGATGCTGGCGCTGGCGTATTTGCTGGTCTGGAGCTGGCAGGAGCATCTGCGGGCCACCACGCTGATTGGTCAGGAGCCTGCGCGACAGATTATCTTTTTGATCGATGAAATTGAGGGGCACCTGCACCCACGCTGGCAGCGTCGTGTATTTCATGCGGTGCTGGAAGTGGTACAGGCGCTCCGGCAAAGCAATGAGGTCAAGGTACAGATCCTGGCAGCGACCCACTCGCCTCTGATCCTGACCTCTCTGGAACCGTTGTTCGAAGAGTCGCGAGACAAGTTATTCGAGCTGACGCTGACAAGTACCGAGTCTACCTCCCAGGTTATTTGGCAACAGGTGCCCTGGCGTAAGCATGGTGAGGTAGGAAACTGGTTGACCAGCGATGTATTTGGCTTGCAGTCGGCACGTTCACTGGAAGCTGAGCAGGTTATTAACGAAGTGGCCAGCCTGATGAGCATGCCTGAGCAGCAGGTATCCCCACAGCAAGTCAAAAAACTGCAGCAGCAATTACAACGTGTGCTCAGCGATACGGACCCCCTGTGGTTGCGCTGGCGCTTTGCCTGTGAACAGCGGGGGTGGCTGTGA